A single genomic interval of Asterias amurensis chromosome 1, ASM3211899v1 harbors:
- the LOC139938793 gene encoding uncharacterized protein isoform X1, producing MNKKLYVGNIPFDCNSEQMRGLFEQFGKVTECDVLGKYGFVHMATDSEAQTAVSNLDSYNFMGSALNVKFSTGNSNKFGGGVKRKIYVGNLPADCTEERLLEEFEKYGEVAECDVIRNYGFIHMKTEDGATKAVKHLHNMDFFGNNITVKFSTSGVHKAPGVGSQGECFKCGNRGHLSRDCTEWGPGERSRSRGGQRGGMGRGGSSRGNGAYPSPRQSSGRYNGYGGADSYDPYYDYPAPPPRRPPPSDEYYSRRYADDYYSRRPAPRDYPPREREYPREYALRARSRSPPPSYRRRLSPGSEYDRYYERLPPRDPYYDLPPRREREGVARLPSYTNGKAKQEYSGDFTEDVVTF from the exons ATGAATAAGAAGTTATACGTCGGTAACATTCCATTTGACTGCAATTCAGAGCAGATGCGAGGGCTCTTTGAGCAGTTTGGAAAAGTCACAGAATGTGATGTCCTCGGCAAATATGGTTTTGTG CATATGGCAACAGACTCGGAAGCCCAGACTGCAGTGAGCAATCTGGACTCCTACAACTTCATGGGGTCTGCTCTGAATGTTAAATTCTCCACAGGAAACAGCAATAAATTTGGTGGTGGTG TTAAGAGGAAGATTTACGTGGGCAACTTACCAGCAGACTGCACTGAGGAACGATTACTTGAAGAATTTGAGAAGTATGGGGAGGTAGCAGAGTGTGATGTCATCAGAAACTATGGATTTATT CACATGAAGACAGAAGATGGTGCCACAAAAGCCGTCAAACACCTTCATAATATGGACTTCTTCGGAAACAATATCACAGTTAAATTCTCCACGAGTGGAGTACACAAGGCACCTGGTGTTGGAAGTCAAGGAGAATGCTTCAAGTGCGGCAATAGAGGTCATCTATCTAGAGACTGCACTGAATGGGG ACCCGGTGAGCGATCAAGAAGTCGAGGTGGTCAACGTGGTGGTATGGGTCGTGGTGGCTCAAGTCGTGGAAACGGTGCCTACCCATCACCAAGGCAATCTTCAGGGAGATACAATGGATATGGAGGAGCTGACTCTTATGACCCCTACTATGACTACCCAGCCCCGCCCCCAAGGAGGCCTCCACCAAGTGATGAATACTACAGCAGACGCTATGCAGATGACTACTACAGCAG GAGGCCAGCACCCCGTGACTATCCACCAAGAGAGAGAGAATATCCCAGAGAGTACGCCCTACGAGCCAGGAGTAGGAGTCCACCACCCTCTTATAGGCGTCGTCTGTCACCAGGAAG CGAATATGACCGTTACTACGAGCGTCTACCCCCAAGGGATCCCTACTACGATTTGCCTCCAAGACG TGAAAGGGAGGGAGTAGCCAGACTGCCGTCATATACTAAtggaaaagcaaaacaagaGTACTCGGGGGACTTTACTGAAGATGTTGTTACCTTCTAA
- the LOC139938793 gene encoding RNA-binding protein 4B-like isoform X2, translated as MNKKLYVGNIPFDCNSEQMRGLFEQFGKVTECDVLGKYGFVHMATDSEAQTAVSNLDSYNFMGSALNVKFSTGNSNKFGGGVKRKIYVGNLPADCTEERLLEEFEKYGEVAECDVIRNYGFIHMKTEDGATKAVKHLHNMDFFGNNITVKFSTSGVHKAPGVGSQGECFKCGNRGHLSRDCTEWGPGERSRSRGGQRGGMGRGGSSRGNGAYPSPRQSSGRYNGYGGADSYDPYYDYPAPPPRRPPPSDEYYSRRYADDYYSRRPAPRDYPPREREYPREYALRARSRSPPPSYRRRLSPGSEYDRYYERLPPRDPYYDLPPRRSLSSAASPAPPARRLPPAGY; from the exons ATGAATAAGAAGTTATACGTCGGTAACATTCCATTTGACTGCAATTCAGAGCAGATGCGAGGGCTCTTTGAGCAGTTTGGAAAAGTCACAGAATGTGATGTCCTCGGCAAATATGGTTTTGTG CATATGGCAACAGACTCGGAAGCCCAGACTGCAGTGAGCAATCTGGACTCCTACAACTTCATGGGGTCTGCTCTGAATGTTAAATTCTCCACAGGAAACAGCAATAAATTTGGTGGTGGTG TTAAGAGGAAGATTTACGTGGGCAACTTACCAGCAGACTGCACTGAGGAACGATTACTTGAAGAATTTGAGAAGTATGGGGAGGTAGCAGAGTGTGATGTCATCAGAAACTATGGATTTATT CACATGAAGACAGAAGATGGTGCCACAAAAGCCGTCAAACACCTTCATAATATGGACTTCTTCGGAAACAATATCACAGTTAAATTCTCCACGAGTGGAGTACACAAGGCACCTGGTGTTGGAAGTCAAGGAGAATGCTTCAAGTGCGGCAATAGAGGTCATCTATCTAGAGACTGCACTGAATGGGG ACCCGGTGAGCGATCAAGAAGTCGAGGTGGTCAACGTGGTGGTATGGGTCGTGGTGGCTCAAGTCGTGGAAACGGTGCCTACCCATCACCAAGGCAATCTTCAGGGAGATACAATGGATATGGAGGAGCTGACTCTTATGACCCCTACTATGACTACCCAGCCCCGCCCCCAAGGAGGCCTCCACCAAGTGATGAATACTACAGCAGACGCTATGCAGATGACTACTACAGCAG GAGGCCAGCACCCCGTGACTATCCACCAAGAGAGAGAGAATATCCCAGAGAGTACGCCCTACGAGCCAGGAGTAGGAGTCCACCACCCTCTTATAGGCGTCGTCTGTCACCAGGAAG CGAATATGACCGTTACTACGAGCGTCTACCCCCAAGGGATCCCTACTACGATTTGCCTCCAAGACG CTCCTTGTCGTCGGCCGCTTCACCAGCTCCCCCGGCACGTCGGCTCCCTCCGGCGGGTTATTAA